A section of the Microbulbifer pacificus genome encodes:
- a CDS encoding alpha-amylase family glycosyl hydrolase, translating to MHQSSAPLPIREILQQKVVDHLKFIYPQLEVEPIANELARLMRLDEDCQSPLAHKNLWDQTDIAVITYGNSILNDNQPPLKTLHHFLQSHFPMLINTVHILPFFPYTSDDGFAVSAYKQVDPSLGDWSDILRISTDFHLMADLVINHCSAQHDWFINYQQGADPGSDFFVEMDPEEDLSKVVRPRITPLLRATTTPTGTKHVWCTFGHDQIDLNFANPKVLAKIVDIIRLYLDMGVRIFRLDAVAFIWKKLGTNCLNLAETHEIVRLLRTLIEHANPNAVIITETNIPNRENLSYFGNANEAHCIYNFSLPPLLVNTLVTGNCRYLKNWLMGMPPAQNGTTYFNFIASHDGIGLRPVEGLLDDSEQQALIQTMENFGGQISWRALDDGSNKPYEINISLIDALKGTTAGEDEWQLQRFVCAHAIMLALEGIPAFYLHSLVGTTNDYERMKEHGHNRAINRRQWQEQELNEKLADPDSHHHTVFQQLRRLIQLRREQPAFHPNATQFTLHLGDQIFAFWRQSQDRRQSIFCLNNISDQTQTVSLNAINLIGTDQWKDLVSNAIFDDMLATLTLNPYQTLWISNRW from the coding sequence ATGCACCAGAGCAGCGCACCACTGCCCATCAGGGAGATACTCCAGCAGAAGGTGGTGGACCACCTCAAATTCATTTACCCGCAGCTGGAAGTTGAGCCCATCGCCAATGAGCTGGCTCGACTCATGCGCCTGGACGAGGACTGCCAGAGTCCGCTGGCCCACAAAAACCTGTGGGACCAGACGGATATCGCGGTCATCACCTACGGCAACAGTATCCTCAACGACAACCAGCCGCCGCTGAAAACCTTGCACCATTTTCTGCAGTCGCATTTCCCGATGCTGATCAACACGGTGCACATACTGCCGTTTTTCCCCTACACCAGTGACGATGGTTTTGCGGTCTCCGCCTACAAGCAGGTGGACCCGAGCCTGGGAGACTGGAGTGATATCCTGCGCATCAGCACGGACTTTCACCTGATGGCGGATCTGGTCATCAACCACTGTTCCGCCCAGCACGACTGGTTTATCAACTACCAGCAGGGCGCCGATCCCGGCAGTGATTTTTTTGTGGAGATGGACCCGGAGGAGGATCTCAGCAAGGTGGTGCGCCCGCGGATTACCCCACTGCTGCGCGCCACCACCACCCCCACCGGCACCAAGCATGTCTGGTGCACCTTCGGTCACGACCAGATAGATCTCAATTTCGCCAATCCAAAAGTGCTGGCGAAAATCGTCGATATCATCCGCCTTTATCTGGATATGGGCGTGCGGATTTTCCGCCTGGATGCGGTGGCGTTCATCTGGAAAAAGCTCGGCACCAACTGCCTGAACCTGGCGGAGACCCACGAGATCGTGCGCCTGCTGCGCACCCTGATCGAACATGCCAACCCCAACGCGGTGATCATTACCGAAACCAATATCCCCAACCGGGAAAACCTGTCGTATTTCGGCAACGCCAACGAGGCGCACTGCATTTACAACTTCTCGCTGCCGCCACTGCTGGTCAACACACTGGTTACCGGCAACTGCCGCTACCTGAAAAACTGGTTGATGGGCATGCCGCCGGCCCAGAACGGCACTACTTATTTCAATTTCATTGCGTCGCACGACGGCATCGGCCTGCGCCCGGTGGAGGGATTGCTGGATGACAGTGAGCAGCAGGCGCTGATCCAGACCATGGAGAATTTCGGCGGGCAGATTTCCTGGCGCGCGCTGGATGACGGCAGCAACAAACCCTACGAGATCAATATTTCACTGATCGATGCGCTCAAGGGCACCACCGCGGGGGAGGACGAATGGCAGCTGCAGCGCTTTGTCTGCGCCCATGCCATCATGCTGGCACTGGAGGGAATTCCCGCGTTTTACCTGCACAGCCTGGTGGGCACCACCAACGACTACGAGCGCATGAAGGAGCATGGCCACAACCGCGCGATCAATCGCCGCCAGTGGCAGGAACAGGAGCTTAACGAGAAGCTGGCAGACCCAGACAGCCATCACCATACGGTCTTCCAGCAATTGCGCCGGCTGATCCAGTTGCGCCGGGAGCAACCCGCGTTTCACCCCAACGCCACCCAGTTCACCCTGCACCTGGGAGATCAGATCTTCGCCTTCTGGCGCCAGAGCCAGGACCGCCGCCAGAGCATCTTCTGCCTCAACAACATCTCCGACCAGACGCAGACGGTATCCCTGAATGCCATCAATCTGATCGGCACCGACCAGTGGAAGGACCTGGTCAGCAACGCCATATTCGACGATATGCTGGCAACCTTGACGCTAAATCCCTATCAAACCCTGTGGATCAGTAATCGCTGGTAA
- the sppA gene encoding signal peptide peptidase SppA, whose product MTESTPRRGPIRRIFGAIGGAITWLRRVFTNLLFLLLLLFIGMAIFGGEERITVPQGGALKVAPSGFLVDELTQPSGVPAFIGGPSAPQETRVKDLVDAIDHAAGDTRIAALVLELDYLGGASLSKLEEVGEAIQRFKASEKPVYAIGDNFTQGQYFLASYADKVYMNPMGSLLLTGFGSYRNYYKSALDKLKVNFHVFRVGDYKDFIEPYTRDDMSPASRENNSRWLHQLWSEYTEQVTGLRNLPPESIDNYIADMPNQLRAEGGSWADAALANKFVDKLLSRRAAIAEVQELVGVDDADKTQYKSIDVMDYLRHTKLANLPDPRQHNDKIGLISAAGAILDGDAPAGEIGSNTLGKLIAEAREKKVKALVLRIDSPGGSAFASEAIRQELLATREAGIPVIISMGSVAASGGYWIAAGGDRIWASPSTITGSIGVFGAFPTFEESLEHLGVYNDGVGTTALAGTMRIDRALPEAAADILQQGVEHTYTQFLQLVAAARNSTPQEIHKLAQGQVWTGRMAHELGLVDELGNLKDAIADAAQIAKLDKYDVVEIQRELTPSEKLMRALAENVDAKIAASVEQNLPLGAWFSSLQPALQPLKELKTFKDPRALYVRCMSCVAP is encoded by the coding sequence TTGACTGAATCAACACCTCGCCGCGGACCAATCCGCCGCATCTTCGGCGCCATCGGCGGTGCCATTACCTGGCTGCGCCGGGTGTTTACCAACCTGCTGTTCCTGTTGTTGCTGCTGTTTATCGGCATGGCAATTTTCGGTGGTGAAGAGCGCATCACCGTTCCCCAGGGCGGCGCACTCAAGGTCGCCCCAAGCGGATTCCTGGTGGATGAGCTGACCCAGCCCAGCGGCGTTCCGGCGTTTATCGGCGGCCCATCTGCGCCACAGGAAACCCGTGTCAAAGACCTGGTCGACGCCATCGACCACGCCGCCGGTGACACCCGCATCGCCGCACTGGTACTGGAACTCGACTACCTCGGTGGTGCCAGCCTCAGCAAACTCGAAGAAGTCGGCGAGGCCATCCAGCGCTTCAAAGCCAGCGAAAAGCCTGTCTATGCCATCGGCGACAACTTCACCCAGGGGCAGTATTTCCTCGCCAGCTATGCCGACAAGGTGTACATGAACCCCATGGGGTCGCTGCTGCTCACCGGCTTCGGCAGCTATCGCAACTACTACAAGAGCGCGCTCGACAAACTGAAGGTCAATTTCCACGTCTTCCGCGTGGGGGATTACAAAGACTTTATCGAGCCCTACACCCGCGATGACATGTCCCCCGCCTCCCGGGAAAACAACAGCCGCTGGCTGCACCAGCTGTGGAGTGAGTACACCGAACAGGTCACCGGCCTGCGCAACCTGCCGCCGGAATCCATCGACAACTACATTGCCGACATGCCCAATCAATTGCGCGCCGAAGGCGGCAGCTGGGCCGATGCCGCGCTGGCCAACAAGTTCGTCGACAAACTGCTCAGCCGCCGCGCCGCCATCGCCGAAGTGCAGGAACTGGTGGGTGTCGACGACGCCGACAAGACCCAGTACAAGTCCATCGACGTCATGGATTACCTGCGCCACACCAAGCTGGCGAACCTGCCGGACCCACGTCAGCACAATGACAAGATCGGCCTGATCAGTGCCGCCGGCGCCATCCTCGACGGCGACGCGCCCGCGGGCGAGATCGGCAGCAATACCCTCGGCAAGTTGATTGCCGAAGCGCGGGAAAAGAAGGTCAAAGCCTTGGTACTGCGCATCGACAGCCCCGGTGGCTCGGCCTTCGCCTCCGAAGCCATCCGCCAGGAACTGCTCGCAACCCGCGAGGCCGGCATTCCGGTGATCATTTCCATGGGCAGTGTCGCGGCCTCCGGCGGCTACTGGATTGCCGCCGGCGGTGACCGCATCTGGGCATCCCCCTCCACCATCACCGGTTCCATCGGCGTGTTCGGCGCCTTCCCCACCTTCGAGGAATCCCTCGAACACCTGGGCGTGTATAACGACGGCGTCGGTACCACCGCGCTGGCGGGCACCATGCGCATCGACCGCGCACTGCCGGAAGCCGCCGCGGACATCCTGCAGCAGGGCGTGGAGCACACCTACACGCAGTTCCTGCAGCTGGTAGCGGCAGCCCGCAACAGCACCCCACAGGAAATTCACAAGCTCGCCCAGGGGCAGGTGTGGACCGGCCGCATGGCCCACGAACTGGGGCTGGTGGATGAACTGGGCAACCTGAAGGACGCCATTGCCGACGCCGCGCAGATCGCCAAGCTGGACAAATACGACGTAGTGGAAATCCAGCGTGAACTGACCCCGAGCGAAAAACTGATGCGCGCCCTGGCAGAAAACGTCGACGCGAAAATCGCCGCAAGTGTGGAGCAGAACCTGCCGCTGGGCGCCTGGTTCAGCAGCCTGCAGCCGGCACTGCAGCCGCTGAAGGAGCTGAAAACCTTCAAAGACCCCCGCGCGCTATACGTACGCTGCATGAGCTGTGTAGCGCCCTGA
- a CDS encoding MFS transporter gives MVFPALAARLRTFLLGYSGTSLATGLQVILLPWIAVSLMDLPALQLGWVQASVLLPNLVFLLFGGALADRFDSARVAALSCAGLALCHALLAIWLLQRVPTLLLLLAYGVSLGVCTAFLQPARDNLVQRCARKPGDGAGKLSEARVQNTVTWMMLAQYGGQAVGMLLASRFDHWGAEPLLLIQVCTLGIAALFFFSMRHSGPAPRQASQKLPSALLEGFAEVRKSRAILELVLLVGFNGLVHIGVFLVVLPLMADSYDRGASYYATLQIAFVVGTVVATVAMLRRGQGNQPGRGVLMCLLYSAALLIAISFGPTPFGLMLLCACWGAVAAASAGLGRAIVQLLAPEQVRSRIISIYQLSLFGSAAIGALAAGVISEFSAPLTTLLWAGIFSLLAFALAWYSGALRGLKFHGGTTSTPE, from the coding sequence ATGGTATTTCCCGCACTGGCGGCACGACTGCGAACCTTCCTTCTCGGCTACAGCGGCACCTCCCTGGCCACCGGCCTGCAGGTGATCCTGCTGCCGTGGATTGCGGTTTCGCTGATGGATCTGCCGGCCCTGCAGCTGGGCTGGGTACAGGCGTCGGTACTGCTGCCGAACCTGGTTTTTCTGCTGTTTGGCGGCGCTCTCGCCGACCGCTTCGACTCTGCGCGGGTGGCGGCGCTGTCCTGTGCCGGGCTCGCCCTGTGTCACGCACTGCTGGCGATCTGGCTGCTGCAGCGGGTGCCAACCCTGCTGCTGTTGCTCGCCTACGGCGTCAGTCTCGGCGTATGTACCGCTTTTCTGCAGCCGGCGCGGGACAATCTGGTGCAGCGCTGTGCGCGCAAGCCGGGAGATGGCGCCGGCAAGTTGAGCGAGGCGCGGGTGCAGAACACCGTGACCTGGATGATGCTCGCCCAGTACGGCGGGCAGGCGGTGGGGATGTTGCTGGCCAGTCGCTTTGACCACTGGGGCGCGGAGCCGTTGCTACTGATCCAGGTGTGTACCCTCGGCATTGCCGCACTGTTTTTTTTCTCCATGCGTCACTCCGGACCCGCTCCGCGACAGGCCTCGCAGAAGCTGCCCTCAGCGCTGCTGGAAGGGTTTGCGGAAGTGCGCAAGAGCCGTGCAATTCTCGAGCTGGTACTGCTGGTGGGGTTCAACGGCCTGGTGCATATCGGTGTGTTTCTGGTGGTGCTGCCATTGATGGCAGACAGCTACGACCGCGGTGCCAGCTACTACGCCACGCTGCAGATTGCGTTCGTGGTGGGAACGGTGGTTGCCACCGTAGCCATGTTGCGGCGCGGCCAGGGTAATCAGCCCGGGCGCGGGGTATTGATGTGCCTGCTGTACAGCGCCGCGCTGCTGATCGCCATCAGCTTTGGCCCCACGCCTTTCGGCTTGATGCTGTTGTGCGCCTGCTGGGGTGCGGTGGCTGCGGCCTCCGCCGGACTCGGGCGCGCCATTGTCCAGTTGCTGGCGCCGGAGCAGGTGCGCAGCCGCATCATCTCCATTTACCAGTTGTCCCTGTTCGGCTCCGCGGCCATCGGCGCACTGGCCGCGGGGGTGATCAGTGAATTTTCCGCGCCGCTCACCACCCTGCTGTGGGCGGGTATCTTCAGCCTGTTGGCATTTGCGCTTGCCTGGTACAGCGGTGCGCTGCGCGGACTGAAATTCCACGGTGGCACGACGAGTACCCCGGAATAA
- a CDS encoding glycosyltransferase family protein, with translation MTDFFQNGDITTLHNLSNRSLEDMEADLIRFSQQRPMSLLLPSLYSELEGEALPRILEILAEVPYLSEIVIGLDRADESQYRDALKQFSVLPQHVRVLWNDGPRLRELDAQLQRDGLAPKEAGKGRNVWYCLGYILASRRGEAIALHDCDIVTYDRMMLARLFYPVANPNFNYEFCKGYYSRVANGKINGRVCRLLVTPLIRTLKKIYGHTAYLEYMDSFRYSLAGEFSFRRDVINDLRIPSDWGLEIGVLSEMHRNYSTNRLCQVDIAHAYDHKHQDVSFDDEHGGLSKMSIDIAKSFFRKLATQGTVFSSETFRSIKATYFRVALDFVETYRNDAIINGLNFDIHKEEQTVELFASNLVKAGQAFLENPMETPFIPSWNRITSAEPEFLKQLKQAVEADYEEYNV, from the coding sequence GTGACCGACTTTTTCCAGAATGGCGACATCACGACCCTGCACAACCTGTCCAACCGCAGCCTCGAAGATATGGAAGCGGACCTGATCCGCTTTTCGCAACAGCGCCCCATGTCACTGCTGCTGCCCTCGCTCTACTCGGAACTCGAAGGCGAGGCGCTGCCGCGAATTCTCGAAATTCTCGCCGAAGTACCCTACCTCTCGGAGATCGTAATCGGCCTCGACCGCGCCGATGAATCCCAGTACCGCGATGCGCTCAAACAGTTCAGTGTACTGCCGCAGCATGTGCGGGTGCTGTGGAACGACGGCCCGCGCCTGCGCGAACTGGACGCACAGCTGCAGCGCGACGGCCTCGCCCCCAAAGAGGCTGGCAAGGGCCGCAACGTTTGGTATTGCCTCGGCTACATCCTCGCCTCCCGCCGCGGTGAGGCCATCGCGCTGCACGACTGTGACATCGTCACCTACGACCGCATGATGCTGGCGCGCCTGTTCTACCCGGTGGCCAACCCCAACTTCAATTACGAATTCTGCAAAGGCTATTACTCCCGGGTAGCCAACGGAAAAATCAACGGTCGCGTGTGCCGTTTGCTGGTTACGCCACTGATCCGCACCCTGAAAAAAATCTACGGCCACACCGCATACCTCGAGTACATGGACAGCTTCCGCTACTCCCTCGCCGGGGAGTTTTCCTTCCGCCGCGATGTAATCAACGACCTGCGCATTCCCAGCGACTGGGGGCTGGAAATTGGCGTACTGTCGGAGATGCACCGCAACTATTCCACCAACCGACTGTGCCAGGTGGACATCGCCCACGCCTACGACCACAAACACCAGGACGTGTCCTTCGATGACGAGCACGGTGGCCTGTCGAAAATGTCCATCGATATCGCCAAATCCTTTTTTCGCAAACTGGCCACCCAGGGCACGGTGTTCTCCTCGGAGACCTTCCGCAGTATCAAGGCCACTTACTTTCGCGTTGCGCTGGATTTTGTCGAGACCTATCGCAACGACGCCATCATCAATGGCCTGAATTTTGATATCCATAAGGAAGAACAGACCGTGGAGCTGTTCGCCAGCAACCTGGTGAAGGCGGGACAGGCATTTCTGGAGAACCCGATGGAAACGCCGTTCATTCCCAGCTGGAACCGCATTACCAGTGCGGAGCCGGAATTCCTGAAACAGCTGAAGCAGGCCGTGGAAGCGGACTACGAGGAATACAACGTCTGA
- a CDS encoding MFS transporter, producing MNSFQWRRPEILLLLLALAMPLSFGVWQALLNNFVIERANFTGAEIGLLQSVREIPGFLAFTVVFVLLLVREQRLAFISLIATGAGVAITGYFPSTIGLLCTTLLMSVGFHYYEALKTSLALQWLPKETSAIWLGRIMAAGSFASLAAYGLVWLAAEKLQLDYAWIYLIGGGITMALVAALWFAFPAFPQPHVQHKKIILRKRYWLYYALTFMGGARRQIFVVFAGFLMVEKFGYSVAEVAQLFIANHLLNLYLAPKIGRFIVRFGERRALTLEYVGLIIVFGGYALVETATAAAALYIVDHLFFSMAIAIKTYFQKIVDERDIASSAAVSFTINHIAAVIIPVAFGLMWLVSPAAVFWCGAAMAAGSLLLAQNIPALPQAGNEVRWGRVPAPEAAA from the coding sequence ATGAATTCCTTTCAATGGCGCCGCCCGGAAATCCTGCTGTTGCTGCTGGCGCTGGCCATGCCGCTTTCCTTCGGCGTATGGCAGGCACTGCTGAACAATTTTGTGATCGAGCGCGCGAACTTTACCGGCGCGGAAATCGGGCTGTTGCAGAGTGTGCGGGAAATCCCCGGCTTTCTCGCGTTTACCGTGGTGTTTGTGTTGTTGCTGGTGCGGGAACAGAGGCTTGCGTTTATTTCGCTGATCGCCACCGGCGCCGGGGTGGCGATCACCGGCTACTTCCCGTCCACCATTGGGTTGCTGTGCACCACACTGTTGATGTCTGTGGGATTCCACTATTACGAAGCGCTGAAAACCTCGCTGGCACTGCAGTGGCTGCCGAAAGAGACCTCGGCCATCTGGCTCGGGCGCATTATGGCCGCCGGGTCCTTTGCCTCGCTTGCGGCCTACGGGCTGGTGTGGCTGGCGGCGGAAAAACTGCAGCTGGACTACGCCTGGATTTACCTGATCGGCGGCGGTATCACCATGGCACTGGTGGCGGCACTGTGGTTCGCGTTTCCCGCCTTTCCCCAGCCCCATGTACAGCACAAGAAAATCATCCTGCGCAAGCGCTACTGGCTGTACTACGCACTCACCTTCATGGGTGGTGCGCGCCGCCAGATCTTCGTGGTGTTCGCCGGTTTTCTGATGGTGGAAAAATTCGGTTACAGCGTGGCGGAAGTGGCCCAGCTGTTTATCGCCAATCACCTGCTGAACCTGTACTTGGCACCAAAAATCGGCCGTTTTATCGTGCGTTTTGGCGAGCGCCGCGCGCTGACGCTGGAATACGTGGGATTGATCATCGTGTTCGGTGGCTATGCACTGGTGGAGACGGCCACCGCAGCGGCGGCGCTCTATATCGTCGATCACCTGTTCTTCTCCATGGCCATCGCCATCAAGACCTACTTCCAGAAAATCGTCGACGAGCGGGATATCGCCTCCTCCGCGGCGGTGAGCTTCACCATCAATCACATTGCCGCGGTAATCATCCCGGTGGCGTTTGGCCTGATGTGGCTGGTGTCGCCGGCGGCGGTGTTCTGGTGTGGCGCCGCCATGGCCGCAGGTTCGCTGCTGCTCGCGCAGAATATTCCGGCGCTGCCCCAGGCGGGCAATGAAGTACGCTGGGGCAGGGTGCCTGCACCTGAAGCCGCGGCCTGA
- a CDS encoding DUF2069 domain-containing protein, protein MAKKTKVIDTAQVARKLEIARTLNWVCYAGLLVLFAVWNLFLDGSVKWWLLQTVPLLLVLPGMWKRQQRSYLWLCFILLLYITAGIVDVMMPTRGWQHGVLTALSLILFVSAMMTSRWQVQLQNAQY, encoded by the coding sequence GTGGCGAAAAAAACCAAGGTAATCGACACCGCACAAGTAGCGCGCAAACTGGAAATTGCCAGAACGCTCAACTGGGTCTGCTACGCCGGCCTGCTGGTACTGTTCGCGGTATGGAACCTGTTTCTGGACGGCTCCGTGAAATGGTGGCTGCTGCAGACCGTCCCCTTGCTGCTGGTTCTGCCGGGCATGTGGAAGCGCCAACAGCGCAGCTATTTGTGGCTGTGTTTTATCCTGCTGCTGTACATCACCGCCGGTATCGTCGACGTAATGATGCCTACACGCGGCTGGCAGCATGGCGTGCTGACCGCCCTGAGCCTTATCCTGTTTGTTTCCGCGATGATGACCAGCCGCTGGCAGGTGCAATTGCAGAACGCCCAGTATTAA
- a CDS encoding glycine zipper 2TM domain-containing protein encodes MKALSTAVAALLCGSLSMSLYADPPEGRGWKKHDKHHKHEQKEVYWDGNCRVERKWNDRGDYKEERTCRAPRYADNHHHHDGGVRVVVLPPWFNQQVQEPEYRPEWRPTAQTSGTSCGNNKVSSVLGGLIGGVIGHQVGSGRGNTAATIGGAIAGVLIGGEVGRRMDQSNQACIAQALEFAPEGESISWQNAQGGENYTVVPGAVEQRGDQYCRSYTAGYDVSGDSRSTQAVACRQPNGTWVRAN; translated from the coding sequence ATGAAAGCACTCTCTACCGCCGTCGCCGCCCTGCTGTGTGGCAGCCTGTCGATGTCACTGTATGCCGATCCGCCCGAAGGCCGCGGCTGGAAGAAGCACGACAAGCACCACAAACACGAGCAGAAAGAAGTGTATTGGGACGGTAACTGCCGGGTCGAACGCAAGTGGAACGACCGCGGCGATTACAAAGAGGAGCGCACCTGCCGGGCCCCGCGCTACGCAGATAACCACCATCACCACGACGGCGGCGTACGTGTTGTGGTCCTGCCACCGTGGTTCAACCAGCAGGTGCAGGAACCGGAGTACCGTCCGGAATGGCGCCCCACCGCGCAGACATCGGGTACCAGCTGTGGCAATAACAAGGTGAGCAGCGTGCTCGGCGGCCTCATCGGCGGCGTGATCGGCCACCAGGTCGGCAGTGGTCGCGGCAACACTGCGGCGACTATCGGCGGCGCCATCGCCGGTGTGCTGATTGGCGGCGAAGTGGGCCGCCGTATGGACCAGAGCAACCAGGCCTGTATCGCCCAGGCGCTGGAATTCGCCCCCGAGGGCGAAAGCATCAGCTGGCAGAATGCGCAGGGCGGTGAAAACTACACCGTGGTCCCTGGCGCGGTTGAACAGCGTGGCGATCAATATTGCCGCTCTTACACCGCGGGCTATGACGTCAGCGGGGATTCCCGCAGCACCCAGGCGGTCGCCTGTCGCCAACCGAATGGAACCTGGGTTCGCGCCAACTGA
- a CDS encoding HAD-IIB family hydrolase — translation MTKVMQPRAQWLVATDLDGTLLDHYSYSHSAADRTLQQLEAAGIPVILNSSKTRDEMLALRDSLHNRHPFISENGSAIFIPQGYFPERPECARDELGYWVLEPGATRRSILDFLRHDSDSYSAPYLNFANASAAEIVAATGLTLAQAEKANRRDYSEPLLWQGDETQKHAFIERANAAGFATLQGGRFLHLLGQTDKGAATTLLKQIYQHYSERTCCLIASGDGPNDLDMLSVADIAIIVRSPAHPPPHPSKQLAHHPDVIISRNIGPQGWAEAIQEIFSRPEQSGYLSNAK, via the coding sequence ATGACGAAAGTAATGCAGCCTCGGGCGCAATGGCTTGTCGCCACCGACCTGGACGGCACACTTCTCGACCACTACAGCTATTCCCACAGCGCCGCAGACCGCACCCTGCAGCAGCTGGAAGCCGCCGGTATCCCGGTCATTCTGAACAGCAGTAAAACCCGCGATGAAATGCTGGCACTGCGGGACTCCCTGCACAACCGCCACCCGTTCATCAGCGAAAATGGCTCGGCGATCTTTATTCCCCAGGGCTATTTCCCGGAGAGACCGGAATGCGCCCGCGATGAGTTGGGTTACTGGGTGCTGGAGCCCGGTGCAACCCGCCGCAGTATTCTCGATTTCCTCCGCCACGACAGCGACAGCTATAGCGCGCCCTACCTCAATTTTGCCAACGCCTCCGCGGCAGAAATTGTCGCCGCCACCGGGCTCACCCTCGCGCAAGCGGAAAAGGCCAACCGGCGGGATTACTCCGAGCCGCTGCTGTGGCAGGGTGACGAAACGCAGAAACACGCATTTATTGAGCGCGCCAACGCCGCCGGGTTCGCGACCCTGCAAGGCGGACGCTTCCTGCATCTTCTGGGACAGACCGACAAGGGTGCTGCGACGACGTTGCTTAAACAGATCTACCAGCACTACAGCGAGCGCACGTGTTGCCTCATTGCCAGCGGCGACGGTCCCAACGACCTCGACATGCTGAGCGTCGCGGACATCGCCATTATCGTGCGCTCACCCGCACACCCACCGCCCCATCCATCAAAACAATTGGCACACCACCCCGATGTCATCATCAGCCGCAACATCGGCCCCCAGGGCTGGGCGGAGGCGATACAGGAAATTTTCTCCCGTCCTGAGCAGAGCGGGTATTTATCGAACGCAAAATAG